In Chlorocebus sabaeus isolate Y175 chromosome 11, mChlSab1.0.hap1, whole genome shotgun sequence, one DNA window encodes the following:
- the EMP1 gene encoding epithelial membrane protein 1 — protein MLVLLAGIFVVHIATVIMLFVCTIANVWVVSSAGNASVGLWNNCTNTFCNETLLYATEDALKTVQAFMILSIIFSAISLLVFVFQLFTMEKGNRFFLSGATMLVCWLCVLVGVSIYTNHYANGLVNNYQSGYHHGYSYILAWICFCFSFIIGVLYLVLRKK, from the exons ATGTTGGTATTGCTGGCTGGTATATTTGTGGTCCACATTGCCACTGTTATTATGCTATTTGTTTGCACCATTGCCAAT GTCTGGGTGGTTTCCAGTGCGGGAAATGCATCAGTAGGTCTTTGGAATAACTGTACCAACACTTTCTGCAATGAGACCCTGTTATACGCCACAGAAG ATGCCCTGAAGACAGTGCAGGCCTTCATGATTCTCTCTATCATCTTCTCTGCCATCTCTCTCCTGGTCTTCGTGTTCCAGCTCTTCACCATGGAGAAGGGAAACCGGTTCTTCCTCTCTGGGGCCACCATGCTGGTGTGCT GGCTGTGCGTGCTGGTGGGGGTGTCCATCTACACTAATCATTATGCGAATGGCTTGGTAAACAACTACCAGTCGGGGTATCACCACGGCTATTCCTATATCCTGGCCTGGATCTGCTTCTGCTTCAGCTTCATCATCGGCGTTCTCTATCTGGTCCTAAGAAAGAAATAA